A region of Polyangiaceae bacterium DNA encodes the following proteins:
- a CDS encoding phosphatidylglycerophosphatase A — translation MDSALVARLLATWFGCGRSPVAPGTVGTLGALPLHLALRALGPLPYAAAVIAITAAGTWAAEREAERLGEDDPQSVVVDEVAGVLLALLIARGTGWKGELLAVALFRVFDIWKPGPVDGVQHLEPKGVGIMADDVLAGALAGLSARWLAR, via the coding sequence ATGGACTCGGCCCTCGTCGCGCGCCTGCTCGCCACCTGGTTCGGCTGCGGTCGCTCGCCGGTGGCGCCCGGGACGGTGGGCACGCTCGGCGCGCTGCCGCTGCACCTGGCGCTGCGCGCGCTCGGCCCGCTCCCCTACGCCGCTGCCGTGATCGCCATCACCGCCGCCGGGACCTGGGCGGCGGAGCGCGAGGCCGAACGTCTGGGAGAGGACGATCCGCAGAGCGTGGTGGTGGACGAGGTGGCGGGCGTGCTCCTGGCGCTGCTCATCGCCCGCGGCACGGGCTGGAAGGGCGAGCTCCTGGCGGTGGCGCTGTTCCGCGTCTTCGACATCTGGAAGCCGGGACCGGTGGACGGCGTGCAGCACCTCGAGCCCAAGGGCGTCGGCATCATGGCCGACGACGTGCTCGCCGGGGCCCTGGCGGGGCTCAGCGCGCGCTGGCTCGCGCGGTGA
- a CDS encoding ABC-F family ATP-binding cassette domain-containing protein: MPVLNAQRLEKSFGERPLFRDATLTLVSGERVGLVGRNGTGKSTLARVLAGLEPPDAGELMLRRGAEVRYLAQAPSFDPALTPREIVTEGLATWARAKARYDELGELLAKDASPELLAEHAELGHEIEHHGGWQRDHEVDAMLMHLGIARRDQPIGSMSGGEKRRVALAQILIARPALAILDEPTNHLDVETIDWLERYLLEEHPGAVLLVTHDRYLLDRVCTRTLELERGTLQSYDGGYEEYLEAKATRLAHEERTEANRQNFLRRELEWLSRQPKARTTKQKARIERAEAARAIQAPVAEERVALSLEEARSGKTVLELEHLSLEIAGRTLVRDLTLYLPQGERVGIVGANGTGKTTLLRAIAGELAPSSGRLTLGQNTKLAYFDQERSGLDLDKSIFDNIGDQGRFELDGQVLDTRSYLERFLFDSHEQRKRVAALSGGERARVALAKVLRAATNLVLLDEPTNDLDVATLGALEEMLLGFGGAALVVTHDRWFLDRVATSLLVFEGDGRVVRYPGNYETYRRLKGAAQSAPPPAEPEKKAAARPSQKPDKPKGLTYAERLELEKLPERIETADALVRSLEERIADPAFFRSEPDQVKRTLGELDAAKVEASALMARWEELETKAL; this comes from the coding sequence TTGCCGGTCCTCAACGCACAGCGTCTAGAGAAGTCCTTCGGCGAACGCCCGCTGTTCCGGGACGCCACCCTCACCCTCGTCTCCGGCGAGCGGGTTGGCTTGGTCGGGCGCAACGGGACCGGAAAGAGCACGCTCGCCCGCGTGCTCGCCGGGCTCGAGCCGCCCGACGCCGGCGAGCTCATGCTGCGCCGCGGCGCGGAGGTTCGCTACCTGGCGCAGGCGCCCAGCTTCGACCCCGCGCTCACGCCGCGCGAGATCGTGACCGAGGGCCTGGCGACGTGGGCGCGGGCCAAGGCGCGCTACGACGAGCTCGGGGAGCTCCTGGCGAAGGACGCGAGTCCCGAGCTGCTCGCCGAGCACGCCGAGCTCGGGCACGAGATCGAGCACCACGGCGGCTGGCAGCGCGACCACGAGGTGGACGCCATGCTCATGCACCTCGGCATCGCGCGGCGCGACCAGCCCATCGGCAGCATGAGCGGCGGCGAGAAGCGCCGCGTCGCGCTGGCCCAGATCCTGATCGCCCGCCCGGCGCTCGCCATCCTCGACGAGCCCACGAACCACCTGGACGTCGAGACCATCGACTGGCTCGAGCGCTACCTGCTCGAGGAGCACCCGGGCGCGGTCTTGCTCGTGACTCACGACCGCTACCTGCTCGATCGCGTCTGCACGCGCACGCTCGAGCTCGAGCGCGGCACGCTCCAGAGCTACGACGGCGGCTACGAGGAGTACCTGGAAGCGAAGGCCACGCGGCTCGCCCACGAAGAGCGCACCGAGGCGAACCGGCAGAACTTCCTGCGCCGGGAGCTGGAGTGGCTGTCGCGGCAGCCGAAGGCGCGCACCACCAAGCAGAAGGCGCGTATCGAGCGCGCCGAGGCTGCCCGCGCCATTCAAGCGCCGGTGGCCGAGGAGCGCGTGGCTCTCTCCTTGGAGGAGGCCCGCAGCGGCAAGACCGTGCTCGAGCTCGAGCACCTGTCCCTGGAAATCGCCGGGCGCACGCTGGTCCGAGACCTGACGCTGTACCTGCCGCAGGGCGAGCGCGTGGGCATCGTCGGCGCGAACGGCACCGGCAAGACCACCTTGCTCCGGGCCATCGCCGGCGAGCTCGCCCCCAGCTCCGGCCGGCTGACGCTCGGGCAGAACACCAAGCTCGCGTACTTCGATCAGGAGCGCTCGGGCCTCGACCTCGACAAGAGCATCTTCGACAACATCGGCGACCAGGGCCGCTTCGAGCTCGACGGGCAGGTGCTCGACACGCGGAGCTACCTCGAGCGCTTCTTGTTCGACAGCCACGAGCAGCGCAAGCGCGTGGCGGCGCTCTCCGGCGGCGAGCGCGCCCGCGTCGCGCTGGCCAAGGTGCTGCGCGCGGCGACCAACCTGGTGCTGCTCGACGAGCCCACGAACGACCTGGACGTGGCGACGCTCGGCGCGCTCGAGGAGATGCTGCTCGGCTTCGGCGGCGCGGCCCTGGTGGTCACCCACGACCGCTGGTTCCTCGATCGGGTCGCGACCTCGCTGCTGGTGTTCGAAGGCGACGGCCGCGTCGTGCGCTACCCCGGCAACTACGAGACCTACCGGCGCCTGAAGGGCGCCGCGCAGTCCGCCCCGCCTCCCGCCGAGCCCGAGAAAAAGGCCGCCGCGCGCCCGAGCCAGAAGCCGGACAAACCCAAGGGGCTGACCTACGCCGAGCGCCTGGAGCTCGAGAAGCTGCCGGAGCGCATCGAGACCGCCGACGCCCTGGTGCGCAGCCTCGAGGAGCGCATCGCGGATCCGGCGTTCTTCCGCTCCGAGCCCGACCAGGTCAAGCGCACGCTCGGCGAGCTGGATGCGGCGAAGGTCGAAGCGAGCGCACTGATGGCGCGTTGGGAGGAGCTGGAGACGAAGGCGCTCTGA
- a CDS encoding acyl-CoA dehydrogenase family protein, whose translation MSYRLSDEEAAVQRTVRDFAQRELAPLVAAAEASGRFPREAILPRLAELGLLSIGVPESLGGSGGGALLLCVVGEEIARVSGGFAIGAMASVLAPAILVRLQGESPNRALLEPLMAGQILPALAFTEPRGGSDLAGMLTTATKTEGGVLLSGQKTFISNGPTADAFLVAAVRADHADKPREERVQGIGVHVILKGTPGLSVGAPMKKLGMRSSETSEVFFDDAFAPAGGLGGGSGAGRGFRQMMELLDVNRLFISALSLGVAQAAFEASLSYAKERTAFGKPIAQHQATGFKLARMATTLDAARALLQRTSELVDQGARAARQVSEAKLFCTEAAVAITSDAVQIHGAYGYVEDLPVERYFRDARVGPIWEGTNEIQQQIICRELGLYGE comes from the coding sequence ATGAGCTACCGCCTGAGCGACGAGGAAGCTGCCGTTCAGCGCACCGTCCGCGACTTCGCCCAGCGCGAGCTCGCGCCGCTGGTCGCCGCGGCCGAGGCCAGCGGACGTTTCCCGCGAGAGGCCATCCTGCCGCGCCTCGCCGAGCTCGGCCTGCTCTCCATCGGCGTGCCGGAGAGCCTTGGCGGCAGCGGCGGCGGCGCGCTGCTCCTGTGCGTCGTGGGCGAGGAGATCGCGCGCGTCTCCGGCGGCTTCGCCATCGGCGCCATGGCCAGCGTCCTGGCGCCGGCCATCCTGGTTCGGCTGCAAGGCGAGTCGCCGAACCGCGCGCTGCTCGAGCCGCTGATGGCAGGACAGATCCTGCCGGCCCTCGCCTTCACCGAGCCCCGCGGCGGCTCGGATCTCGCGGGCATGCTCACCACCGCGACCAAGACCGAAGGCGGCGTGCTCCTCTCTGGTCAGAAGACCTTCATCTCCAACGGCCCCACCGCCGACGCCTTCCTGGTGGCTGCGGTGCGCGCAGACCACGCCGACAAACCCCGCGAGGAACGCGTCCAAGGCATCGGGGTGCACGTGATCCTCAAGGGCACGCCCGGCCTCAGCGTCGGCGCTCCGATGAAGAAGCTCGGCATGCGCTCGAGCGAGACCAGCGAGGTCTTCTTCGACGACGCCTTCGCGCCCGCCGGGGGCCTGGGCGGCGGCAGCGGCGCGGGGCGCGGCTTCCGCCAGATGATGGAGCTCCTGGACGTGAACCGCTTGTTCATCTCCGCGCTCTCCCTGGGCGTGGCGCAGGCCGCCTTCGAGGCCTCGCTCTCCTACGCCAAGGAGCGCACCGCCTTCGGCAAGCCCATCGCGCAGCACCAGGCGACGGGCTTCAAGCTGGCGCGCATGGCCACCACCCTCGACGCGGCCCGCGCGCTCTTGCAGCGCACCTCGGAGCTCGTGGACCAGGGCGCGCGCGCGGCGCGACAGGTCAGCGAAGCCAAGCTCTTCTGCACCGAAGCGGCGGTGGCCATCACCTCCGACGCGGTGCAGATCCACGGCGCGTACGGCTACGTCGAAGACCTGCCGGTGGAGCGCTACTTCCGCGACGCGCGCGTCGGCCCGATCTGGGAAGGCACGAACGAGATCCAGCAGCAGATCATCTGCCGCGAGCTCGGTTTGTACGGCGAGTGA
- a CDS encoding protein kinase yields the protein MFVCSECGRSFPAAGFCTEDGGTLADAAADPLLGQMVGSYRITRLLGKGGMGSVYKGVHPGIGSRVAIKFLSQECSQHPALVERFFAEAKAVNLIRHDNIVSVSDLAETADRRPYIVMELLDGLPLSAYMKRFGGLPLGSLCRVVMEVLDGLGAAHQQQIVHRDLKPDNVFVLESGRVKILDFGIAKLRPDQGGVSDATRTGSLLGTPQYMSPEQAMGQHVDQRADLYAAGVILFEGATGQRPFPAQTLYELLKAHVEQMPPAPSLLRPDIPPALETVLLHALQKDPAYRYQSAYDFKAAIEQCLPYLPPESFAPLGDASGARPAALPSVAHPSYATPYSPNPYSATPAGPFGPAHVGAPLATPQPTMPSPYMPGVMAAPAPHPATRSYSWVWIVLGVIALLIVMWTFSWCGACVMMAGG from the coding sequence ATGTTCGTGTGCTCCGAGTGCGGCCGCTCGTTCCCCGCTGCGGGGTTCTGCACCGAGGACGGCGGCACGCTCGCCGACGCCGCCGCCGACCCGCTGCTCGGGCAGATGGTGGGCAGCTATCGCATCACCCGGCTGCTCGGCAAGGGCGGCATGGGCTCGGTGTACAAGGGCGTCCACCCCGGCATCGGCAGCCGGGTGGCCATCAAGTTCCTGTCGCAGGAGTGCAGCCAGCACCCGGCCCTGGTCGAGCGCTTCTTCGCCGAAGCGAAGGCCGTCAACCTGATCCGACACGACAACATCGTGAGCGTCTCCGATCTGGCGGAGACAGCCGACAGGCGCCCGTACATCGTGATGGAGCTGCTCGACGGGCTGCCGCTCTCGGCCTACATGAAGCGCTTCGGCGGGCTGCCGCTGGGCTCGCTCTGCCGCGTGGTCATGGAGGTCCTCGACGGCCTGGGCGCCGCGCACCAACAGCAGATCGTGCACCGCGATCTGAAGCCGGACAACGTGTTCGTGCTCGAGAGCGGGCGCGTCAAGATCCTCGACTTCGGCATCGCCAAGCTCCGGCCCGATCAGGGCGGCGTCAGCGACGCCACGCGCACCGGCTCGCTGCTCGGCACTCCGCAGTACATGTCGCCGGAGCAGGCCATGGGCCAGCACGTCGATCAGCGCGCGGATCTCTACGCCGCCGGGGTGATCCTGTTCGAGGGCGCCACCGGCCAGCGCCCCTTCCCCGCGCAGACGTTGTACGAGCTGCTCAAGGCCCACGTGGAGCAGATGCCGCCGGCGCCCAGCCTGCTCCGGCCCGACATCCCGCCGGCGCTCGAGACGGTGCTGCTCCACGCGCTTCAGAAGGACCCGGCGTATCGCTACCAGTCCGCCTACGACTTCAAGGCGGCCATCGAGCAGTGCCTGCCCTACCTGCCGCCGGAGAGCTTCGCGCCGCTCGGCGACGCGAGCGGAGCGCGCCCCGCCGCCTTGCCCAGCGTGGCGCACCCGAGCTACGCCACGCCGTACTCGCCGAATCCGTACAGCGCGACGCCGGCGGGTCCCTTCGGCCCCGCGCACGTCGGAGCGCCGCTCGCCACGCCGCAACCGACGATGCCGTCGCCGTACATGCCCGGCGTGATGGCCGCGCCCGCGCCCCACCCGGCCACGCGCAGCTACTCCTGGGTGTGGATCGTGCTCGGGGTGATCGCGCTCTTGATCGTGATGTGGACGTTCAGCTGGTGCGGGGCCTGTGTGATGATGGCCGGCGGTTGA
- a CDS encoding beta-lactamase family protein — protein sequence MAGSGGSAGSGGSAGAGGSSACALLAQKLQAALDGARTKTGSRDAALAVTTPECGTNSYVSGDSGLTGAELFRIGSVTKTYVAAVILRLAGAGKLSLDDHLDKWVSGVPNGDTISVRMLLNHTSGIFNYTEDAGFLGDLQKKWTPDELVALAAAHGAVNPPGTTWKYSNTNYVTLAALQTLFP from the coding sequence ATCGCTGGCAGCGGTGGCAGTGCTGGCAGCGGTGGCAGCGCAGGCGCGGGCGGCTCCTCGGCCTGCGCGCTGCTCGCCCAGAAGCTCCAGGCCGCCCTCGACGGGGCGCGGACCAAGACCGGTAGCCGCGACGCTGCCCTCGCCGTGACGACGCCGGAGTGCGGCACGAATAGCTACGTCAGCGGCGACTCCGGTCTGACCGGCGCCGAGCTGTTCCGCATCGGCAGCGTGACCAAGACCTACGTGGCGGCGGTGATTCTGCGCCTGGCCGGCGCCGGGAAGCTGTCGCTCGACGATCACCTCGACAAGTGGGTGAGCGGCGTGCCGAACGGCGACACGATCAGCGTTCGCATGCTCTTGAACCACACCAGCGGCATCTTCAACTACACCGAGGACGCGGGCTTCCTCGGCGACCTCCAGAAGAAGTGGACGCCGGACGAACTCGTGGCGCTGGCCGCGGCGCACGGCGCGGTGAACCCTCCGGGCACGACCTGGAAATACTCGAACACCAACTACGTGACCTTGGCGGCGCTCCAGACGTTGTTCCCGTGA
- a CDS encoding CBS domain-containing protein: MPHRRIPLVKDVMTPFPHFIDVGQSMSAARELMLEHRVRHLPVKEGGELTGVVSERDLEVVAVVSKAAGAERDVPLRELCEKQLYVVDLHAPMDEVVRQMGERRVGTALVVRDGRLAGIITVSDVCRLYGELLTKLAPPDDEPA, from the coding sequence GTGCCGCACCGCCGCATCCCGCTGGTGAAGGACGTGATGACGCCCTTCCCGCACTTCATCGACGTCGGGCAGAGCATGTCCGCGGCACGCGAGCTCATGCTCGAGCACCGGGTGCGCCATCTGCCCGTGAAGGAGGGCGGCGAGCTCACGGGCGTGGTCTCCGAGCGGGATCTGGAGGTCGTCGCGGTCGTCAGCAAGGCGGCCGGCGCCGAGCGCGACGTCCCGCTCCGCGAGCTGTGCGAGAAGCAGCTCTACGTCGTCGATCTGCACGCCCCCATGGACGAGGTCGTGCGCCAGATGGGCGAGCGCCGCGTGGGCACCGCGCTGGTGGTCCGCGACGGGCGCCTGGCGGGCATCATCACCGTGAGCGACGTGTGCCGGCTGTACGGCGAGCTGCTCACGAAGCTCGCGCCGCCGGACGACGAGCCGGCGTAG
- a CDS encoding four helix bundle protein produces MLAWHLAAELVRLVNDIRISDAEDRREARRAAKSCARNVAEGAGRTSRADKARVYAIARGECGECVASVELAGATSSPPPVPPPPQLCSHPASLLGEAAVSSPPQPGVRPTEMQMSAARFTARSLVHRRMRRARSRARAPAGALRRPQLRSAV; encoded by the coding sequence TTGCTCGCCTGGCACCTCGCCGCGGAGCTCGTGCGGCTCGTGAACGACATCCGCATCAGCGACGCCGAGGACCGGCGCGAGGCGCGGCGGGCCGCCAAGAGCTGCGCGCGCAACGTCGCCGAGGGCGCTGGCCGCACGTCGCGCGCCGACAAGGCTCGGGTCTACGCCATCGCCCGCGGCGAGTGCGGCGAGTGCGTCGCAAGCGTCGAGCTCGCGGGCGCGACATCCTCGCCGCCTCCCGTACCTCCACCCCCGCAGCTCTGCTCGCACCCAGCGTCGCTCTTGGGTGAGGCCGCGGTTTCATCGCCGCCGCAGCCCGGAGTCAGGCCCACGGAAATGCAAATGAGCGCCGCTCGCTTCACAGCTCGATCCCTCGTGCATCGGCGAATGCGGCGAGCGCGATCTCGAGCTCGAGCGCCTGCCGGAGCGCTTCGACGCCCGCAGCTTCGGTCTGCGGTTTGA